Proteins encoded by one window of Danaus plexippus chromosome Z, MEX_DaPlex, whole genome shotgun sequence:
- the LOC116778127 gene encoding OCIA domain-containing protein 1 isoform X2: MNDPNLYGYEDGSPAARISPAQHRFTQDELRVLQECNTESFYQRSLPFGTLLGLGTYYGVQNGYLKPNPRFGAAPKVAFAVIVGYFVGKLSYQRACAEKLMALPGSYIGQLLREKKEGRGPNTSLAPRNSPAMFGATSDDIYSDAGPGNSLDLDTDRPLFSDDPYNPSSDSGPFPQTPGSAPSQPTLSYDELRRKNRMEYSETRQDPYKMDPAIVPSVTRPKAPSTPTNRYGDSME, translated from the exons atgaatgaccCAAATTTATATGGTTACGAAGATGGTAGCCCTGCGGCTCGAATTTCACCG GCGCAGCACAGGTTCACTCAAGACGAGCTGCGCGTGCTTCAGGAATGTAATACCGAAAGCTTTTATCAACGCTCCTTACCATTTGGCACACTTCTCGGTTTGGGCACATATTACGGTGTGCAAAATG GTTACTTGAAACCCAACCCGAGGTTTGGAGCAGCTCCGAAGGTGGCATTTGCAGTGATTGTTGGCTACTTTGTAGGAAAACTGTCATACCAACGAGCATGTGCGGAAAAGTTGATGGCACTTCCAGGCAGCTATATTGGACAATTGCTTAGGGAGAAAAAAGAAGGGAGagg CCCTAACACATCACTGGCTCCAAGGAATTCTCCGGCCATGTTTGGTGCGACTTCTGACGATATCTACTCGGATGCAGGTCCAGGAAATTCGTTGGATCTGGACACTGATCGGCCGCTTTTCAGTGATGACCCTTACAATCCTAGTTCAGATTctg GTCCATTTCCTCAAACTCCTGGGAGTGCTCCGTCTCAACCGACCCTGTCCTACGATGAGCTGAGACGTAAAAACCGAATGGAATATTCTGAAACCCGCCAAGACCCATACAA AATGGATCCAGCGATTGTGCCATCGGTGACCAGACCGAAAGCCCCGTCAACACCCACAAACAGATACGGGGACTCGATGGAATAA
- the LOC116778127 gene encoding OCIA domain-containing protein 1 isoform X1 encodes MSDKTKNEKEESCDKPESKWTCPEARNVTHPLRYYEFSPDEIKALEECDRESFYQRCVPFSSVFAATTYACVKNGYLKPNPRFGAAPKVAFAVIVGYFVGKLSYQRACAEKLMALPGSYIGQLLREKKEGRGPNTSLAPRNSPAMFGATSDDIYSDAGPGNSLDLDTDRPLFSDDPYNPSSDSGPFPQTPGSAPSQPTLSYDELRRKNRMEYSETRQDPYKMDPAIVPSVTRPKAPSTPTNRYGDSME; translated from the exons ATGAGCGACAAAACTAAAAATGAGAAGGAGGAGAGCTGTGACAAGCCGGAATCAAAGTGGACCTGTCCAGAGGCGAGGAACGTAACACATCCTCTG CGCTATTACGAGTTCAGCCCAGACGAGATTAAGGCGCTCGAAGAATGCGACAGAGAGAGTTTCTACCAGCGTTGTGTGCCTTTCAGTTCGGTTTTCGCAGCTACCACCTACGCCTGCGTGAAAAACG GTTACTTGAAACCCAACCCGAGGTTTGGAGCAGCTCCGAAGGTGGCATTTGCAGTGATTGTTGGCTACTTTGTAGGAAAACTGTCATACCAACGAGCATGTGCGGAAAAGTTGATGGCACTTCCAGGCAGCTATATTGGACAATTGCTTAGGGAGAAAAAAGAAGGGAGagg CCCTAACACATCACTGGCTCCAAGGAATTCTCCGGCCATGTTTGGTGCGACTTCTGACGATATCTACTCGGATGCAGGTCCAGGAAATTCGTTGGATCTGGACACTGATCGGCCGCTTTTCAGTGATGACCCTTACAATCCTAGTTCAGATTctg GTCCATTTCCTCAAACTCCTGGGAGTGCTCCGTCTCAACCGACCCTGTCCTACGATGAGCTGAGACGTAAAAACCGAATGGAATATTCTGAAACCCGCCAAGACCCATACAA AATGGATCCAGCGATTGTGCCATCGGTGACCAGACCGAAAGCCCCGTCAACACCCACAAACAGATACGGGGACTCGATGGAATAA
- the LOC116777978 gene encoding uncharacterized protein LOC116777978, whose product MRLVVVLLVRILAVRGGVGDGYSDYSAPGLPHYNMEYGSRGAAPIDEYPDRSPDASVLLDYKYEEDSRDAVKTYPGKHADDDVWQKPKGKGRRSNKISHANEEEIDASEDLVPIYKSNRRFIKHRTRIKDAETEKPSRRLVHHPRRSDDIEDLDDRDDFELSKRHPHEGNIDSDRFAIRHTTMRVPRRKPRDRTIKQVPEQRLHADSDEDISKIKRVDDADNIENIIKNHPLKDLVKNKVNSKAYPDYEDYENMDIKRINKLKNRLPELFRRTKASEPEPASTRRLQEFYYRRVFPSEEAETSTVTAKPVTDTTETPTSSVVLTTQITNTTQTVPSIQSTEKLNSNLSLAEQSRLSILKKAQRKESSKNKTTTKPPVLLQVTNKLQTVVMVERIHQEPVLRARQIFEDSPERIQRAKELMRRKLLAGARNIHELTDNWDEMICDYIDVSLLDSKTNDFCYSSCLILLSVIFNCVITLTY is encoded by the exons ATGCGTTTGGTTGTGGTGCTTCTGGTACGTATATTGGCAGTGCGGGGTGGGGTTGGCGACGGTTACAGTGATTACTCTGCACCAGGGCTGCCTCATTATAACATGGAGTATGGCAGCCGGGGGGCGGCACCCATTGACGAGTATCCTGACCGATCGCCTGATGCTTCCGTACTTCTAGACTACAAATACGAAGAAGACTCACGCg ATGCGGTCAAAACGTATCCAGGTAAACACGCTGATGATGATGTATGGCAAAAACCGAAAGGAAAAGGGCGAAGATCAAATAAAATCAGTCATGCTAATGAAGAGGAAATAGACGCTAGTGAAGACTTAGttcctatatataaatcaaaccGTCGTTTCATAAAACATCGAACTCGTATAAAAGATGCTGAAACAGAAAAACCTAGTAGAAGACTCGTCCATCACCCTAGAAGAAGTGATGACATTGAAGATTTAGACGATAGAGATGATTTTGAATTAAGTAAAAGGCATCCACATGAAGGTAATATAGATTCTGATAGATTTGCAATCAGACATACAACAATGAGAGTCCCTAGAAGAAAGCCGCGAGACAGAACAATAAAACAAGTGCCAGAACAACGTTTGCACGCTGACAGTGATgaagatatttcaaaaattaaaagagtCGATGATGCTGACAACATAGAAAACATTATCAAAAATCATCCCCTTAAAGATTTAGTAAAGAATAAAGTAAACTCCAAGGCCTACCCGGACTATGAGGACTACGAGAATATGGATATAAAAAGAATCAACAAATTAAAGAACAGACTGCCGGAATTGTTTCGCAGAACGaaag CAAGTGAACCGGAGCCAGCTAGCACCCGGAGATTGCAGGAATTTTATTACCGTCGCGTTTTCCCATCTGAAGAGGCAGAAACGTCAACTGTAACAGCGAAACCAGTAACTGATACGACAGAAACACCTACCTCTTCCGTGGTTCTAACCACgcaaataacaaatacaacTCAGACGGTTCCATCCATTCAAAGCACAGAGAAGCTCAACTCAAACCTATCACTTGCGGAGCAATCTAGATTGTCCATACTAAAGAAAGCTCAAAGGAAGGAGAGTTCCAAAAACAAGACAACAACTAAACCACCCGTGCTATTGCAAGTGACGAACAAGTTGCAAACGGTGGTGATGGTCGAACGCATCCATCAGGAACCTGTACTTCGGGCACGCCAGATTTTCGAGGATTCACCAGAGAGAATACAAAGGGCCAAAGAATTGATGCGGCGCAAACTTTTAGCTGGTGCCCGCAACATCCACGAACTGACAGACAATTGGGATGAAATGATCTGTGATTACATAGACGTGTCTCTACTTGATAGTAAAACAAACGATTTCTGTTACTCTTCCTGTTTAATACTGTTAAGTGTGATATTTAACTGTGTAATAacattaacttattaa